Sequence from the Deinococcus reticulitermitis genome:
GGACCTGGTTGGTGGTCCGGTCGAAGCGCACCAGCTCCTTAATGACGCTCACGTCAGCGCTAGGCACGAAGTTCTTGTCGAGGAAGTGCTTCTCGATTTCCTGACCGTCCACGTAACCGATCACGCGAACGCGGGCGTACAGGGAATCACGCTCTTCGCCGTCGAAGTAGCCTTCCGCGATGGGATCGTGGAAAAGGGCGGCCCAGGTGTACCCGGGAACCAGCGGGTTATCAACGCCGGTCGCGTTGTAGTAGTTGAATTTAGCGCTCTGGGGGTAGCCGATCGGGTTGGGATCGGTCGGCCCGGCGTTGGTCCAGCTCCGGCTGTCGAAGCCGTTGGTGGTGATGTCCTGAGCAGTGATAGGAGCAGTCGTGCGATTCTGATCGTCGGCAGCGCTGAAACGAATCAGCGGGCGGCTCACCTGATACTCGGGGAGCACGTTCATCTGCACTTCGGCGTTCACAACAGGGCGCCAAGTGCCGTTGTCGTTGTACTCCATGTAAGCGCCGACGATGTTCTGGTTGTCGAGGGGAGCAAATTCCTGCTGCTCATTCACCGCCGCGTCGTTACGCACCACACCGATGCCCGTCGCACTGGCCTGACCGACGAGCGCAGAGTTGACCCCGCCGTCCTTATCGTCGAGCCAGGCATTGAAGCGGAAACGGGTGGGATCAATACGTCCCCCGTTGATGTCGGAGAAGTACACGCGGTTCCCGTCAGCATTGACGTAATAGGCGGTGGAGCGTCCGGTCTGTGACACGATCGCCGTGAAATTGAAGGTCGCCGTGCCGTTGCCTTCACGCAGATCGACAGAGACGGAGGAGACGTTCGGAGTGAAGCCAGGGGTCGCGCCGAGGGTCACGGTGTAGCGGCCACGCGGGAGGGTCACCGTCTGACCATCCGTGACTTGGGCGTTGGTGTAACCCGCGACAACAGCACCGTTCTGATCGGTGATCGTAACCGGTGCGCTGCTCACCCCGTTGAGGTCAATGGTCAGGACAGAAGTCTGCTGGGTGGGGTTAGCCACGTAGCTCACGGTGGCCGTAGCATTTCCACCGGTCAGGTTCACGGTGACAGGCGCAGGAGTGGCGTAGCCGGGCACGACGCCGCCCAGCACCGTATAGGTCCCAGCAGGCAATTCGACGGTCGTCAAGTCGGTCGTCAGGGCACCGTTATACCCAGCGACAATGGCGCCGCTCGCGTCCTTGATGGTGATGGGTGCGCTGGCGACGCCCGCCAGATCGATCGTCAGGACGTTGCTAACCTGATTGGGGTTGGCCACGTAAGTCAGCGTGACCGTGCCATTGCTGTTGGTCAGGTTGACCGTGGCATTGGCAGGGGTGGTGTAGCCCGTGACCATGCCGGCACGCACCGTGTAGTTTCCGCTCGGAAGCGTCACTTTGTCACCGTTGGCGACGTTGACCGTCCGGACAACATTGCCGTTAGCATCAACGATGGTGACAGGAACGCTGCCGGTCACGCCCGCGACCGTGAAGGTCAGCGTGCGTTCCGTAATGGGCGTGGTCGTCACGGTGCAAACACCGTTGACCAGGGTTTGGCCGTTCTCACAGACGGGAGCGCCGTTCTGACCGCAGGACGCGAGCGTCAGAATCCCCGTCAGGGCCATCAATGCAACATTTCTATTCATACTTCGTTCCTCCGAGGGCGGTGGGAAGCGATCCTGCCCAGGCCGACCTGCGTGTTGAGATGCTGAACGGTCTTCGGAGCCAGTTGCCGAGTTTCCTGTCCGTCCGCGCTCAGGCTCACCCGTCACAGGTTAGCTTAGGATGAGATCCCGTTAGGGAGTATAGGTAGGTCATGTGGAGGGTGTCAAGGCAAGATTTGCCGTCTCATGCGCTAAACTCCACCTTCATTAGATCAGACTGCCGTCAGTTTTTTTGATTGGGAAATAAAAAATAAGATCCATGACGGTTTATAGCGTCTACGACGCCACTCTCTTTCGCCTTCGGCGCGGATGAAACGACAGAGTGTCGGTGGGGGGGATGGGGGGTGGTGTATGGGCCTCTCACGCGGCTTACACCGAGTCTAATTTAGACTTCTCTTAGCTTTCTCATTCAAAGGTTCAGCAGATACAATTCGAGAATCTGGATTGCGGCGCCCTCGTCCTCGTCGGTGGCCCCAAGTTCGCGGGCCAGGCGGGTGGTGAAGCGCTCGTCCTGATACGCGACCACGTACCCCTTCTCGCTGAGCACCCGCCCAAAGGCACGGACCCGGTCGGCAGCGGGGCTGGGACGCCCATCGGTACGCAGGGGCAGCCCGAGGACGAGTTGCTCGGCGCCGCACTCCTCGGCCTTGAGCCGCACGGCCTTGAGGTCAAGCGGCAAACGCTTGCGGGCGACGCTGCCGCGCCCGAACGCCAGGCGCCCCACGTTGGCGGCAAATCCGATGCGCGACTTGCTGACATCAAGCGCGAGCACCTGCGGCGGGGAGAAGGGGGCATCGCCTGTCATGGAGCGGAGCATAGTCGCCTGCGCGTTAGCATGGCGACATGGAACAACCCGTGCTGGTGGCCGACCGCGGTGGTGTGCGGACCCTGACCCTCAACCGCGAGGACCGCCTCAACGCCGCGAACAACGCCCTGATCCTCAGCCTCACCGACGAGCTCCGGCGGGCCGACGCCGACGAGGGGGTGCGGGTGGTCGTCATCACCGGTGCGGGGCGCGGCTTTTGCGCGGGGCAGGACCTCGGGGACGTCGCGGGGCAGGGCACGTCGTTTACGGAGCACCTGCACCAGACCTACAACCCCCTGATCCGCACCATTCGCGCACTGGGCAAGCCGGTGATCACGGCGGTCAACGGCGTGGCGGCGGGCGCGGGGGCAAGTCTGGCGCTGGCCGGGGATCTCCGGCTTTGGGCGCAGGGCGCGCTTCTGGTCGAGGTGTTTTCCAACATCGCCCTGATTCCGGACTCGGGCAGCACCTGGTTTCTGCCGCGTCTGGTGGGCTACAACCGCGCCTTCGAGCTGATGGCCCTGGCCGACCGGGTGGGCGCGGACGAGGCCCTCCGACTCGGCCTGTGCGAAGCGGTCTTTCCCGACGAGACGTTCCGCGAAGACGTGCAGCGCTACGCCGAGCGCCTCGCCGCCCGTCCCGCCAACGCGCTGCGGCTGACCAAACAGGCCCTGAGCGCGGCGCTGAGCAGCACCCTCGATCAGGCGCTCGACCTCGAGGCCGAGTTGCAGCAGGAGGCGGGGGACCACTGGGAGCACGCCGAGGGAGTGCGCGCCTTCAAAGAAAAGCGCCCCGCCCAGTTCCTCGGCGGGGCCCACGGACTCCAAGCCGAGGGATAGAGCGCTGAGGCAGGGGGGAGCTGACCCCGTTGCGCCTCATTCATGTCCCGTCGACGACCCTGCCCTCGTCTCCGGCCGCGTTTCGCGTGGGTGGGGTCTTGGCGGACGGTGCTTTGGGCGCCGGCGACTCCTGGAGGCGGCGCAGTTCGCTGGCGGGCAGCCCGAAAAGCACTCCCTCGTCGGTCTGGATATCGACGGTGCCGGCGAGCGGATGAAGCTTGGTGACCTTGCCACACGCGCCGGTGCTTTCATGACAGACCCGGGCATTCTTGCGCGGCAGGTCACGCAGCAGCTCGAGGTACTGGGCGTGCTCGTACTGCAAGCAGCACAGCAACCGCCCGCACGGCCCGCTCAGCTTCTCGGGGTTGAGCGGCAGTTGCTGGTCGCGCGCCATGCGGATGCTGACCGGCGCGAAGTCCTGAAGGTGGGTGCTGGAGCAGTTCTCACGCCCGCAGGCCCCGAGCGTGCCGATCATCTGCGCCTGCTCGCGCGGGCCGATGGCGGCGAAGTTGACGCGCGCGCGGGTGTGGCCGCGCAGCTCGCTGATCAGGCTGCCGAGTTCGATGCGTTCGTCGGCGCTGTAGCTGATCGTGACCAGCGACTCGTCGAGGGTGAACTCGACGGCCACGAGCTTGACCGCCAGGCGGCGCTCACGGGCGCGGGCACGCAGCAGCCACTTGAGGTCCTCGGCGCGGGCATGCAGGTCTTCCCAGGTGTTCAGGTCTTCGGGGGTCGCGGCGCGCAGCACGGCGCCGTAGCGCCCGTTCCGCTCGGGGGCTTCGCCTGCGCCGCGCACCGTGGCGATCTCCGGACCGCGCTTGCCCTGCACGACAACACGCGATCCGACGGGATAAGGCTCCTCACTGAGCATCGGGTGAAGCCGGGGACTGCGCTCGAAGCGCACGGGCAGGACAACCATCGTCAGACGATCTCACGAACGGCGCCGCACTGCCAAGCGCTCAGGCACATTACGGTGGGGCGCCCGGGTGGCGGGGTCAGCCTGGGGGGCGTCCGATTTCTGAACAGGCGGTGAAAAAACCGGTTCCACCGCTTTCCCAGCTCGGTCCCAGCTTGCAGGGAAACCGGATCAGTGGCGCTCGGCCATCACTTCGATCTCGACCCGCACGTCACGCGGGAGACGCGCCACCTGCACCGTGCTGCGGGCAGGGTAAGGCGGCTGAAAGTGCTGCTCGTACACGGCGTTCATCGCCGCGAATTCATTCATGTCGGCCAGGAACACGGTGGTCTTGACCACGCGCTCGAGGTCGGTGCCGGCGGCGGCGAGCACCGCGCGCAGGTTCTGAAGGACCTGCTCGGTCTGCTCGGCGACGCCGCCTGGGACGAGTTCGCCCTGGGCGTTCAGTGGAATCTGACCGCTCGTGATCACGAGGTTGCCGAAGGTGGTGGCCTGGCTGTACGGTCCGATGGCGGCGGGCGCGGCGGAGGTTTCCACGACTTCTTTCATGGCGCCACTCTAGGACACCCGGCGGGTCAGCGCGGCGACCTGCTCGCCTTGGTCCGGCATTCCGGCGCAGGGGGCTGGGTCAAGCGGGAGGTCAGCTTCAGGCGGAAGGCCCGGATCCGCCCTCTTCCGTCTGGCGCGGGAGCGGGGCCGCGCGTCCTCCCCCAGCGCGGCTGAGGCCCAGCCGCCCTTTAAGGCGAGCGTGGGCGTGCTGGCCCTGCCACACTCGCTGGCTGAGGGTGGCCA
This genomic interval carries:
- a CDS encoding RuvX/YqgF family protein, with the translated sequence MTGDAPFSPPQVLALDVSKSRIGFAANVGRLAFGRGSVARKRLPLDLKAVRLKAEECGAEQLVLGLPLRTDGRPSPAADRVRAFGRVLSEKGYVVAYQDERFTTRLARELGATDEDEGAAIQILELYLLNL
- a CDS encoding enoyl-CoA hydratase-related protein → MEQPVLVADRGGVRTLTLNREDRLNAANNALILSLTDELRRADADEGVRVVVITGAGRGFCAGQDLGDVAGQGTSFTEHLHQTYNPLIRTIRALGKPVITAVNGVAAGAGASLALAGDLRLWAQGALLVEVFSNIALIPDSGSTWFLPRLVGYNRAFELMALADRVGADEALRLGLCEAVFPDETFREDVQRYAERLAARPANALRLTKQALSAALSSTLDQALDLEAELQQEAGDHWEHAEGVRAFKEKRPAQFLGGAHGLQAEG
- a CDS encoding PSP1 domain-containing protein, with amino-acid sequence MVVLPVRFERSPRLHPMLSEEPYPVGSRVVVQGKRGPEIATVRGAGEAPERNGRYGAVLRAATPEDLNTWEDLHARAEDLKWLLRARARERRLAVKLVAVEFTLDESLVTISYSADERIELGSLISELRGHTRARVNFAAIGPREQAQMIGTLGACGRENCSSTHLQDFAPVSIRMARDQQLPLNPEKLSGPCGRLLCCLQYEHAQYLELLRDLPRKNARVCHESTGACGKVTKLHPLAGTVDIQTDEGVLFGLPASELRRLQESPAPKAPSAKTPPTRNAAGDEGRVVDGT
- a CDS encoding RidA family protein codes for the protein MKEVVETSAAPAAIGPYSQATTFGNLVITSGQIPLNAQGELVPGGVAEQTEQVLQNLRAVLAAAGTDLERVVKTTVFLADMNEFAAMNAVYEQHFQPPYPARSTVQVARLPRDVRVEIEVMAERH